A genomic stretch from Methanomassiliicoccales archaeon includes:
- a CDS encoding segregation/condensation protein A, with translation MTTCENAASILDHLLFHKAIIDDGDRARRIDHYLELLHQAESQTQPITMNPLDRAIQLVFELVISNNLDPWDIDLVQFTKLYTEKMQDEEINFIVAGKLMFMAWMILRLQSEKVLEMHRRAEAYDLFCSDWDFDHLDMLTNSTDSVPFECDILDHVELAEAIRRGSSRPVSLVELLDAFDEARKEAEANLRRAAIREEMKKAGIKFDEKTHPEDVEKDVEIVWQRIQRCGPGVISIEDLWEESKEDRVMVFVSLLFLAKMGKISLTQDDLPYGQIFVEARVPWDIGAIEDAATPETTYSNGEAVM, from the coding sequence ATGACCACATGTGAAAACGCAGCATCGATTCTCGATCATCTTCTCTTTCATAAGGCGATTATCGATGACGGCGATCGCGCAAGAAGAATTGATCATTACCTTGAGCTTTTGCATCAAGCCGAGTCTCAAACCCAGCCGATCACGATGAATCCTCTTGACAGAGCGATACAATTGGTCTTCGAACTCGTTATCTCGAATAATCTCGATCCTTGGGATATTGATCTCGTGCAGTTCACGAAGCTTTACACTGAAAAGATGCAGGACGAGGAAATCAATTTCATTGTCGCAGGCAAACTCATGTTCATGGCATGGATGATCCTCCGGCTGCAGAGCGAAAAAGTCCTCGAGATGCACCGCAGGGCAGAGGCTTATGACTTGTTCTGCAGCGATTGGGATTTCGATCATCTTGACATGCTGACGAACTCCACCGATTCGGTGCCGTTCGAATGTGATATCTTGGATCATGTCGAACTTGCAGAAGCTATCAGACGGGGTAGCTCGCGCCCGGTCTCATTGGTCGAGCTCCTCGACGCTTTCGATGAGGCGCGTAAGGAAGCTGAAGCGAATCTTAGGAGGGCAGCAATTAGGGAGGAGATGAAAAAAGCTGGGATCAAGTTCGATGAGAAAACGCATCCTGAGGACGTCGAAAAGGACGTCGAGATCGTCTGGCAAAGGATTCAGCGTTGCGGTCCTGGTGTGATCAGCATCGAGGACCTCTGGGAAGAATCGAAAGAAGACCGAGTCATGGTCTTCGTTTCACTTCTCTTCCTTGCAAAAATGGGAAAGATCTCTCTCACACAGGATGATCTGCCGTATGGCCAAATCTTCGTCGAGGCCAGGGTGCCGTGGGATATCGGTGCGATTGAGGATGCAGCAACGCCAGAAACCACGTATTCGAATGGTGAAGCGGTGATGTGA
- a CDS encoding ABC transporter ATP-binding protein, producing MPEIRLECIKKSYSSTQALDNLDLTVHNGEYLCLLGPTGAGKTTTLRIIAGLTTPDSGKIYFDDREVTHVEPEERKAVFLSQTYSLFPHMTVAENIVFGPNIRDWPDEVKKRTLAEMLDLVRLSRRADAYPRELSGGMQQRTALARALASGAEVLLLDEPLRALDARLRLGLRRELRSLAKSLGITTIHVTHDQEEALVMADRIAVIRKGKIAQIGTPEEVFDYPNSPFVANFVGQSNFFRGVVVSSNDVTLVKDKQGRTMPARHSHYKAGECVVIAVKVGNTEIVKSEDGYLTGAVERILFEGRNLFVDISIKGMGRCSSKIPAKFLDRIKVGDEVGIRWDAEKASIFSLEKCNLDEELKVE from the coding sequence ATGCCAGAGATACGACTAGAATGTATCAAGAAATCGTATAGTTCAACTCAGGCTCTTGATAATCTCGATCTCACCGTTCATAACGGTGAGTATCTGTGTCTTCTTGGACCCACGGGAGCTGGCAAAACGACGACATTGAGGATTATCGCTGGTCTTACTACTCCTGATTCTGGGAAAATTTATTTCGATGACAGAGAAGTGACGCATGTCGAACCAGAGGAACGCAAGGCGGTCTTTTTATCTCAGACATACTCACTTTTCCCTCATATGACGGTCGCAGAGAATATCGTTTTTGGGCCGAATATCAGAGATTGGCCAGATGAAGTAAAAAAGCGGACACTGGCTGAGATGCTTGACCTCGTTCGTCTCTCGCGCCGAGCCGATGCTTACCCGAGAGAATTAAGTGGGGGGATGCAGCAGCGCACAGCACTCGCGAGGGCACTCGCATCGGGTGCGGAAGTTCTCCTCTTAGATGAACCACTTCGGGCTCTCGACGCGCGGCTGCGATTGGGTCTGCGACGAGAGCTTCGTTCCCTTGCAAAGTCTCTCGGCATCACGACGATTCATGTGACTCATGATCAAGAAGAAGCCCTGGTCATGGCCGATCGAATCGCAGTGATCAGGAAAGGAAAGATCGCACAGATCGGAACCCCCGAGGAGGTTTTTGATTATCCCAATTCGCCATTTGTGGCGAATTTTGTCGGCCAGTCGAATTTCTTTAGAGGTGTTGTCGTCAGCAGCAATGATGTGACTCTTGTTAAAGATAAGCAGGGAAGGACGATGCCAGCTCGACACTCGCATTATAAAGCGGGCGAATGTGTTGTCATCGCGGTTAAGGTTGGCAACACCGAGATCGTGAAATCTGAGGATGGTTATTTGACTGGCGCGGTCGAGCGAATTCTGTTCGAAGGGCGCAATCTTTTTGTGGATATCTCGATCAAGGGAATGGGACGATGCTCGTCAAAGATACCGGCGAAGTTCCTCGACAGAATCAAGGTGGGAGACGAGGTCGGTATACGCTGGGATGCCGAAAAGGCCTCTATCTTTTCACTCGAGAAATGCAACCTTGATGAGGAGTTGAAGGTGGAATGA
- a CDS encoding RNA-binding protein, with translation MVMPLALLEKSMNKKISLLLKDNRILEGRLAGYDDYMNMVLEDTEERTADQTRRLGTVILRGNNVVSIAPL, from the coding sequence ATGGTAATGCCACTTGCGCTGTTAGAGAAGTCGATGAACAAGAAAATATCGCTCTTGTTAAAAGACAACAGGATATTGGAAGGGAGACTCGCGGGATACGACGATTACATGAATATGGTTCTCGAAGACACCGAAGAGCGCACGGCCGATCAGACGCGGCGCTTGGGCACTGTTATATTGAGAGGAAATAACGTCGTCAGCATCGCTCCGCTGTGA
- the scpB gene encoding SMC-Scp complex subunit ScpB has translation MDPVRVVEAVLYSSSKPISISEIVAATQLDPSQVRKALKTLIAEYDERESAIEIVKIRSRYSMQLRKEYHDYATPFAERELPDSVLRVAAMIAYHQPLLQSDLAKMLGTDVYESVRTLRSMGLIAARKKGQTLELRTTRRFLEYFGIAGSTQEDIKKWMESQVNKSEQK, from the coding sequence GTGGATCCTGTGAGGGTTGTTGAAGCAGTCCTCTACTCCTCTTCGAAGCCAATCAGCATCTCCGAAATTGTCGCAGCGACACAGCTGGATCCTTCACAAGTTCGAAAGGCGCTGAAAACGCTCATTGCCGAGTATGATGAACGGGAATCGGCGATCGAAATCGTCAAGATACGCAGTCGTTATTCGATGCAGCTCAGGAAGGAATATCACGATTATGCGACACCGTTCGCTGAGCGAGAATTGCCGGATAGCGTGCTCAGGGTCGCCGCCATGATCGCGTATCATCAACCGTTATTACAGAGTGACCTTGCGAAGATGCTAGGTACAGATGTGTATGAGAGCGTTAGGACGCTCAGGTCTATGGGTCTGATTGCGGCGAGAAAGAAAGGTCAGACGCTTGAATTGAGAACAACGAGACGTTTCCTCGAATACTTTGGCATCGCAGGCTCGACGCAAGAGGATATTAAGAAATGGATGGAGAGCCAGGTAAATAAATCTGAACAGAAATAA
- a CDS encoding iron ABC transporter permease translates to MSYIDTILNIISKKSFRKGWNAFIIFFFLVFVILPTVYILSYVFTHWSAIETNVLSDRETINIILSSIAASFEIATIVTVVDFIVGLPLAWLLVRKEFRGKRFLDTLIDMPLAVPTAALGFSSAIFWATTPPSIEAPPFALGAVSSPMLLVILLHIVFSYPYMVRSLAAILEQIDVTYEIAGQTLGASKLTAARTITLPLFRAGLVTGIILCFSRSLSETGGTMIALATMANAAGFNTGPTLIGEWKKLSVTHPELIPQLSFVSILLIIIALILLAILKVIVMKVRLPFGKVWPRPEKILSRGFAPKLKDALSLIFLLFFVLLPSFFIFSYVATASPSGGDWGGFWSSLFYSFGIAFVVTLIDLSFGIPLAFFIVRSESRKISSVLDVLVNVPLIVPTAALGFSLGQFYSDQPFIPAVPTLLIIMAHVAFTYPLVVRNVAGAIEEIDPSYEETARTLGAKPIQAFRRVLYPMIKSSILAGSIMAFTRSLGETGATQAVVSEALTAPVYIVELVKGQEYYLAGLACIALISVSYAAMLLLRYLTRKKGRSV, encoded by the coding sequence ATGAGTTACATCGACACAATACTCAACATTATCAGCAAAAAGTCGTTTCGGAAGGGCTGGAACGCTTTCATTATTTTCTTTTTCCTCGTCTTTGTCATACTTCCAACCGTCTATATTCTTTCATATGTCTTCACACACTGGAGCGCGATTGAAACCAATGTACTCAGCGACCGTGAGACGATCAATATCATCCTCAGTTCGATTGCCGCCTCGTTTGAAATCGCAACGATCGTGACCGTTGTCGATTTCATTGTCGGCCTTCCGCTCGCATGGCTCCTCGTGCGCAAGGAGTTCAGAGGTAAGAGGTTTCTTGACACGCTGATTGATATGCCGCTTGCTGTTCCGACCGCCGCGCTCGGTTTCTCGAGCGCCATCTTCTGGGCAACGACGCCCCCCTCGATCGAGGCACCGCCTTTTGCACTCGGAGCAGTCTCATCGCCGATGCTCCTTGTCATCCTCCTGCATATCGTTTTCTCTTATCCCTACATGGTAAGATCCCTTGCAGCGATTCTCGAACAGATTGATGTCACATACGAAATCGCAGGCCAGACACTCGGTGCAAGCAAGCTAACCGCGGCAAGGACGATCACCCTTCCGCTTTTCAGGGCTGGTCTCGTGACGGGTATCATTCTTTGTTTTTCGCGCAGTCTTAGCGAAACAGGCGGAACGATGATTGCCCTCGCGACGATGGCGAATGCGGCTGGGTTTAACACAGGACCAACTCTCATAGGTGAATGGAAGAAACTATCGGTGACTCATCCTGAACTGATTCCGCAGCTATCGTTCGTCAGCATTTTGCTCATCATTATCGCACTCATTCTTCTTGCGATATTGAAGGTCATCGTGATGAAAGTAAGATTGCCTTTCGGGAAGGTCTGGCCGCGACCAGAAAAAATTTTGAGTCGGGGCTTCGCCCCGAAATTGAAAGACGCTCTTTCTCTCATTTTTCTTCTTTTCTTTGTTTTGCTTCCTTCTTTTTTCATTTTTTCATATGTTGCAACGGCTTCACCATCGGGTGGTGACTGGGGTGGATTCTGGAGCAGTCTCTTTTATTCCTTTGGAATCGCATTTGTCGTGACCCTTATCGACCTCTCCTTCGGCATTCCGCTTGCGTTTTTCATCGTGAGAAGTGAATCAAGAAAAATATCAAGCGTGCTCGACGTCCTTGTTAATGTGCCGTTGATCGTTCCAACGGCAGCACTAGGGTTTTCCCTTGGCCAATTTTATAGCGATCAACCTTTCATTCCCGCCGTTCCAACTTTGCTGATTATCATGGCCCACGTTGCTTTCACTTATCCGCTCGTCGTCAGGAATGTTGCTGGTGCGATTGAAGAGATTGACCCCTCGTATGAAGAAACGGCGAGAACGCTCGGCGCCAAACCGATCCAGGCATTCCGTCGCGTGCTTTATCCAATGATCAAGAGCTCCATTCTCGCAGGTTCGATTATGGCCTTCACGAGAAGCCTTGGTGAGACTGGGGCTACGCAGGCGGTTGTTAGCGAGGCGTTGACAGCGCCTGTTTATATCGTTGAGCTTGTGAAAGGCCAGGAATACTACCTTGCCGGTCTAGCTTGCATCGCACTCATTTCCGTATCTTATGCTGCGATGCTCCTGCTGCGGTATCTGACGAGAAAGAAAGGGAGGAGCGTCTAA
- a CDS encoding NDP-sugar synthase, with protein sequence MGTRLRPLTNLMPKPLIPLLDKPLISHIIDSLPESIDTVFLAVNYMRDVLEDYFKKNSGKKVILVEEREPLGTGGALKNVGRYLDDTFVACNGDIISSIDIASMVEEHRLKGGIGTIALWHVDDPSAFGVVSLSKDKRIELFQEKPKPGEACSNLINAGIYVFEPEILDCIGDGFVSLEREVFPKILDRGLYGYSFDGYWVDCGVRENLLEAQRILLSKRGEVRLDSKIDAQAKIIPPNFMTNAEIGSATVGPGVCICGRSVVHDGAQISNSLLMENSVIGRGAVVRNSIIGPNARVDDGETVENSILV encoded by the coding sequence ATGGGTACACGTCTCAGACCATTGACCAATCTGATGCCGAAACCGCTCATTCCGCTTCTCGATAAGCCGTTGATCTCGCATATCATCGACTCTCTTCCCGAATCGATCGATACAGTTTTTCTTGCTGTCAATTATATGAGGGATGTTTTGGAAGATTACTTCAAAAAAAATTCAGGGAAAAAAGTTATCCTTGTCGAGGAGCGAGAGCCGCTGGGAACTGGTGGTGCTTTGAAGAACGTTGGTCGCTATCTCGACGATACATTTGTCGCGTGCAATGGCGACATCATCTCATCGATCGATATCGCATCGATGGTCGAGGAACACCGCCTGAAAGGTGGAATCGGCACGATCGCCCTCTGGCATGTAGACGATCCAAGTGCCTTTGGCGTTGTTAGCTTATCGAAGGACAAAAGGATTGAACTTTTCCAGGAAAAGCCCAAACCGGGTGAGGCATGTTCGAATCTCATCAACGCAGGGATTTACGTTTTTGAACCAGAGATTCTCGATTGCATCGGGGATGGTTTTGTGTCACTGGAGCGTGAGGTTTTTCCGAAAATTCTCGATCGCGGTCTCTACGGTTATTCGTTCGATGGTTACTGGGTTGACTGCGGTGTGAGGGAAAATCTCCTTGAGGCGCAGAGAATACTTCTCAGTAAAAGAGGTGAGGTCCGCTTGGACTCGAAAATCGATGCTCAGGCAAAAATCATTCCCCCGAATTTTATGACTAATGCTGAGATCGGTTCTGCGACTGTCGGTCCCGGTGTCTGCATTTGCGGTCGTTCAGTGGTTCATGATGGGGCGCAAATCTCGAATAGTCTGCTGATGGAAAACAGTGTCATTGGAAGGGGAGCTGTCGTGAGGAATTCGATCATTGGGCCGAACGCAAGAGTGGATGATGGAGAGACCGTGGAGAATTCAATCTTGGTCTGA